A window of the Oryza brachyantha chromosome 5, ObraRS2, whole genome shotgun sequence genome harbors these coding sequences:
- the LOC102720047 gene encoding multiple organellar RNA editing factor 3, mitochondrial-like, protein MLAGAAARRNLSTLLSSRALARRLAPLASAPSYLTPLAPLSRGANTSSLGGSGYSPLNDPSPNWSNRPPKETILLDGCDYEHWLIVMEFPTDRKPSEEDMVAAYVKTLAAVVGSEEEAKKKIYSVCTTTYTGFGALISEELSYKVKGLPGVLWVLPDSYLDVPNKDYGGDLFVDGQVIHRPQFRFTERQQVRSRPRPRYDRRRETMQVERKETMQKGPSNLQHKRVSMPLEASEHYS, encoded by the exons ATGTTGGCCGGAGCAGCCGCCCGCCGCAATCTCTCCacgctcctctcctcccgggcgcTAGCACGCCGCCTCGCCCCACTCGCCTCCGCTCCATCCTACCTCACCCCGTTGGCGCCGCTGTCTCGTGGAGCGAACACCTCGTCGTTGGGTGGGTCTGGGTACTCACCGCTGAATGACCCGTCCCCGAACTGGAGCAACCGGCCGCCCAAGGAGACTATCCTGCTGGACGGCTGCGACTACGAGCACTGGCTCATCGTCATGGAGTTTCCAACCGACCGCAAGCCCTCCGAGGAAGATATGGTTGCCGCATACGTCAAGACCCTCGCAGCCGTCGTCGGAAG CGAAGAGGAAGCCAAGAAGAAAATCTATTCTGTCTGTACAACAACTTACACTGGGTTTGGCGCATTGATTTCAGAGGAGTTGTCATATAAAGTTAAAG GATTGCCTGGAGTTCTGTGGGTATTGCCTGATTCATATTTGGATGTGCCAAACAAGGATTATGGAG GGGATCTATTCGTAGATGGACAGGTCATACACAGACCACAATTCCGATTCACTGAGAGGCAGCAGGTAAGGAGCCGGCCTCGTCCGCGCTATGACAGGAGACGAGAGACTATGCAAGTTGAACGGAAAGAAACAATGCAGAAAGGACCTTCGAATCTGCAGCATAAACGTGTGTCCATGCCGTTAGAAGCAAGCGAACATTATTCTTAA